A DNA window from Chlamydia felis Fe/C-56 contains the following coding sequences:
- the aroF gene encoding 3-deoxy-7-phosphoheptulonate synthase, with amino-acid sequence MLTTTHPLPYSIKRSLEDPSTILPLSSEVSVGGGSPLLIAGPCTLESYEHTVAIGLAAKAAGATVLRGSIRKPRTSPYSFQGWEKECVIWHKEAQRIHGLLTETEVLDVRDVEITAENVDILRIGARNMQNFVLLQEASQSHRPIILKRHPSATIEEWLSSAEYLLNSPSCPGVILCERGIRTFEMSTRYTLDLNTVALLKEISPLPVIVDPSHAAGKRSLVAPLAKAAMAVGADGLIIEMHECPEKALCDGKQHITPEELSEVFSSIINHSRSKKGEQHADLIYQ; translated from the coding sequence ATTCTTACGACGACTCATCCTCTACCTTATTCGATAAAACGATCTTTGGAAGACCCCAGTACCATTCTTCCCCTATCTTCAGAAGTCTCCGTTGGGGGAGGGTCTCCGCTCCTCATCGCAGGCCCATGCACTTTAGAAAGTTATGAGCATACCGTAGCTATCGGCCTTGCAGCTAAAGCGGCGGGCGCTACAGTGTTGCGAGGATCTATACGAAAACCTCGAACTAGTCCCTACTCCTTTCAGGGATGGGAAAAAGAGTGCGTTATCTGGCATAAAGAAGCTCAACGTATTCATGGCTTGCTGACAGAAACAGAAGTTTTAGATGTGCGTGATGTAGAAATCACAGCGGAAAACGTCGATATTCTTCGTATAGGCGCAAGAAACATGCAAAACTTTGTTTTGCTGCAAGAAGCCAGTCAAAGTCATCGTCCGATTATTCTCAAACGTCATCCCTCAGCAACTATAGAAGAGTGGCTATCTTCTGCTGAATATCTTCTAAACTCGCCCTCATGTCCTGGGGTAATTCTTTGCGAAAGAGGTATTCGAACTTTTGAAATGTCCACACGCTACACTCTCGATCTCAATACCGTAGCTCTGCTAAAAGAAATCAGCCCTCTTCCAGTCATTGTTGATCCCTCTCATGCTGCAGGAAAACGCTCTTTGGTAGCTCCATTAGCAAAAGCTGCCATGGCTGTGGGAGCTGATGGATTAATAATAGAAATGCATGAATGTCCAGAAAAAGCTCTTTGTGATGGGAAACAACACATAACACCAGAAGAGCTTAGTGAAGTATTTTCATCTATTATTAATCATAGTCGATCAAAGAAAGGAGAACAACACGCGGATTTGATTTATCAATAA